In one Thioclava sp. ES.031 genomic region, the following are encoded:
- a CDS encoding membrane integrity-associated transporter subunit PqiC yields the protein MKALSLIPLCLLGLAACSDPESIARYPIDPPTAEKALPNRLGRAELREVSLPQYAGGQEIAFQTEDGALRSNPDNLWADDPARSVTLALARQISSLSGATVISEPWPLADPPTRKIEVRIEQMLPGADGQLHVAGVYFVTASGFESSGDTVRRFDFTVPMGSQDPQAQAIAKANSTAVTMLARQIAQLR from the coding sequence ATGAAAGCTCTGAGCCTGATCCCGCTATGCCTCCTGGGCCTCGCCGCCTGTTCCGATCCCGAGAGTATCGCGCGCTACCCGATCGACCCGCCCACCGCCGAGAAGGCGCTGCCGAACCGGCTGGGCCGGGCGGAACTGCGCGAGGTGTCGCTGCCGCAATATGCGGGCGGGCAGGAGATCGCGTTCCAGACAGAGGACGGGGCGCTGCGGTCGAACCCGGACAATCTCTGGGCGGATGATCCGGCGCGGTCGGTGACGCTGGCGCTGGCGCGGCAAATCTCGTCCCTTTCCGGCGCGACGGTGATCTCCGAGCCGTGGCCGCTCGCCGATCCGCCCACGCGCAAGATCGAGGTGCGGATCGAGCAGATGCTGCCCGGCGCCGATGGGCAGCTGCATGTCGCGGGGGTCTATTTCGTGACGGCGAGTGGCTTTGAGAGCAGCGGCGACACAGTGCGGCGGTTCGATTTCACGGTGCCGATGGGCTCTCAGGATCCTCAAGCGCAAGCGATCGCCAAGGCGAATAGCACTGCGGTGACGATGCTCGCGCGGCAGATCGCTCAGCTGCGCTGA
- a CDS encoding DUF692 family multinuclear iron-containing protein — MTLPRKAGLGFKPEHFPAITETKPDLGFFEIHAENYMGAGGMPHAMLERLRADYALSVHGVGLSIGGPDPLDRDHLARLKLLCDRYDPESFSEHLAWASHGGVWMHDLLPLPYTAETLSLICDHVDEVQEHLGRRMLLENPATYVLFDNSDIPETEFLTEISQRTGCGLLLDVNNVFVSCVNHRQDPRTYLEAFPLNRVGEIHLAGHEEEELPSGPLLIDSHGREVAEPVWALYAETVSKTGPLPSLIEWDNDVPDFATLMAEAERASMILSGDHHALAS, encoded by the coding sequence ATGACACTGCCACGCAAAGCGGGCCTCGGCTTCAAGCCAGAGCATTTTCCCGCCATAACAGAGACGAAACCGGATCTCGGTTTCTTCGAAATCCACGCGGAAAACTATATGGGTGCGGGCGGGATGCCGCATGCGATGCTGGAACGGTTGCGCGCGGATTATGCGCTTTCGGTGCATGGCGTGGGCCTCTCGATCGGCGGGCCCGATCCGCTGGATCGCGACCACCTCGCGCGGCTCAAGCTCTTGTGCGACCGATACGACCCCGAGAGCTTCTCGGAACACCTCGCCTGGGCAAGCCATGGCGGCGTCTGGATGCACGATCTGCTGCCCCTGCCCTACACGGCGGAAACACTGTCGCTGATCTGCGATCACGTCGATGAGGTGCAGGAGCATCTCGGCCGCCGGATGCTGCTGGAGAATCCGGCGACCTATGTGCTCTTCGACAATTCCGATATCCCCGAGACCGAATTTCTGACGGAGATCAGCCAGCGGACCGGCTGCGGATTGCTGCTCGATGTGAACAATGTCTTCGTGTCCTGCGTGAACCACCGACAGGATCCGCGCACCTATCTGGAGGCGTTCCCGCTGAACCGTGTCGGCGAGATTCATCTGGCGGGCCATGAAGAGGAAGAGCTGCCCTCCGGGCCCCTGCTGATCGACAGCCACGGGCGCGAAGTCGCGGAGCCGGTTTGGGCGCTTTACGCTGAAACAGTCTCTAAAACCGGCCCGCTACCGAGCCTTATCGAATGGGATAACGACGTGCCGGACTTCGCCACCTTGATGGCCGAGGCCGAGCGTGCGTCGATGATCCTGTCGGGTGACCACCATGCCCTCGCATCGTGA
- a CDS encoding paraquat-inducible protein A codes for MNVLTATDAGLIGCTRCGRVWTPDHAHCERCGATLHKVDKSGLQRVWAWWIAGLIFYIPANLYPMLVTATLGHEQKNTIVGGAIELWRHHNYGVALIIFGASVMIPIGKFIAIAYLALAVGNERRKGGHPHLHLYEVVEFIGRWSMIDVFVVAILSALVQLGFVASIHPGPAAASFALSVAFTMLSAQSFDPRLIWRGPDRVSS; via the coding sequence ATGAATGTGCTGACCGCCACCGATGCCGGGTTGATCGGCTGCACCCGCTGCGGTCGGGTCTGGACCCCGGATCATGCGCATTGCGAACGCTGCGGCGCGACGCTGCACAAGGTCGACAAGAGCGGGCTGCAGCGCGTCTGGGCGTGGTGGATCGCGGGGCTGATCTTCTACATTCCCGCCAATCTCTACCCGATGCTGGTCACGGCGACGCTGGGCCATGAGCAGAAAAACACCATCGTCGGCGGCGCGATCGAACTGTGGCGGCATCACAATTACGGCGTGGCGCTGATCATCTTCGGCGCCTCGGTGATGATCCCGATCGGGAAATTCATCGCTATCGCCTATCTCGCCCTCGCGGTCGGAAACGAGCGCCGCAAAGGCGGCCATCCGCACCTGCATCTCTACGAGGTGGTGGAATTCATCGGCCGCTGGTCGATGATCGACGTCTTTGTAGTCGCGATCCTCTCCGCACTGGTGCAGCTTGGCTTCGTGGCCTCGATCCATCCCGGCCCTGCCGCCGCGTCTTTCGCCCTCTCGGTTGCATTCACGATGCTATCCGCCCAAAGCTTCGACCCGCGCCTGATCTGGCGCGGCCCTGACAGAGTGAGTTCATGA
- a CDS encoding DUF2282 domain-containing protein, with the protein MKTETTLGFATALTCAMGLASAAHAEDQAMEKCYGVAMAGQNDCAAGPGTTCAGTATMDYQGNAWKLVPAGTCTEIETPHGMGSLEPKEM; encoded by the coding sequence ATGAAGACCGAAACCACCCTTGGCTTTGCAACCGCTCTGACCTGCGCGATGGGGCTGGCCAGCGCCGCCCATGCCGAAGATCAGGCGATGGAGAAATGCTACGGCGTCGCGATGGCCGGGCAGAACGATTGCGCCGCCGGGCCCGGCACCACCTGCGCCGGCACCGCGACGATGGATTATCAGGGCAACGCCTGGAAACTCGTCCCGGCGGGCACCTGCACCGAGATCGAGACGCCGCACGGCATGGGCTCGCTCGAACCCAAGGAGATGTGA
- a CDS encoding DNA-binding domain-containing protein, which produces MPSHRDFARGFREGLAGGPAPQNATAQDPTEIERRFDVYRNNVAHGLTQALARHFPAIERLLGADCFRGLARAYIAEHPPRTPVLTEWGGAFPANLADEPSLQSLSYLPDVARIEWARSRAYHAADSEPIAPECLQETATRAGTHLCLDLHPSVQVLQLLTPAGSIWASQQPGGPAPPRAKEWRPETLLIARRGISHVITSVVRSSTGRFVSALCAGETVARAQDRAGADFDLNAALLLLVENALIVGAGIETGDES; this is translated from the coding sequence ATGCCCTCGCATCGTGACTTCGCCCGCGGTTTCCGCGAGGGCCTGGCCGGAGGGCCCGCGCCGCAGAACGCTACCGCCCAAGATCCGACCGAGATTGAGCGCCGCTTCGACGTTTACCGCAACAACGTGGCGCATGGGCTGACACAGGCCCTCGCGCGGCATTTTCCGGCAATCGAACGGCTTCTTGGCGCGGATTGCTTCCGGGGGCTCGCCCGGGCCTATATCGCCGAGCACCCGCCGCGCACGCCCGTCCTGACCGAATGGGGCGGCGCGTTCCCGGCCAATCTGGCGGATGAACCTTCACTGCAATCGCTGAGCTATTTGCCAGATGTCGCCCGCATCGAATGGGCGCGCAGCCGGGCGTATCACGCAGCGGATTCAGAGCCTATTGCGCCGGAATGCCTGCAAGAGACCGCCACGCGCGCGGGTACTCACCTGTGCCTCGATCTTCATCCGTCGGTGCAGGTTCTTCAGCTGCTGACGCCCGCCGGTTCGATCTGGGCCTCGCAACAACCGGGTGGCCCCGCTCCACCGCGGGCGAAGGAGTGGAGACCGGAGACGCTGCTGATTGCACGGCGCGGGATTTCTCATGTGATCACGTCCGTCGTTCGCAGTTCGACCGGCCGCTTCGTCTCGGCCCTCTGTGCAGGCGAAACCGTCGCCCGCGCACAGGATCGGGCGGGAGCGGATTTTGACCTCAACGCAGCGCTTCTGCTGCTGGTGGAAAACGCGCTGATCGTCGGCGCGGGCATCGAAACAGGAGACGAGTCATGA
- a CDS encoding NrsF family protein, producing the protein MKTEDLISVLQQDTLPDPRPKQVLGRWLVPALLLSALFVISVYGLRFPLQQTLMTPEIAPKFYLPLVLAVLVTPMAVRLGRPTVKVSTGWLWIFPAIGAALLAYAFLTTPDGQRMADFEGETILPCLISVPMLSLPALGALLISLRKGAVTRPARAGALAGLAAGGMGTAIYALHCTEDSPLFYVTWYGAGIVVVMLAGALIGTRVLRW; encoded by the coding sequence ATGAAAACCGAAGACCTGATATCCGTACTGCAACAAGACACGTTGCCCGATCCGCGCCCGAAGCAGGTGCTTGGCCGCTGGCTTGTGCCGGCGCTTCTGCTGTCGGCACTGTTCGTGATTTCGGTCTATGGCCTGCGTTTTCCGCTGCAACAGACCCTTATGACGCCGGAAATCGCCCCGAAATTCTACCTGCCGCTAGTTTTGGCCGTGCTTGTGACCCCGATGGCGGTGCGTTTGGGGCGGCCCACGGTGAAGGTATCGACCGGGTGGCTCTGGATTTTCCCCGCGATCGGGGCAGCGCTTTTGGCCTATGCCTTCCTGACCACGCCCGACGGTCAGCGCATGGCGGATTTCGAGGGCGAGACGATCCTGCCCTGCCTGATCTCCGTGCCGATGCTGTCCCTCCCGGCGCTGGGCGCGCTCCTTATCAGCTTGCGCAAAGGGGCGGTGACGCGCCCGGCCCGGGCCGGGGCGCTGGCGGGGCTTGCCGCCGGAGGCATGGGCACCGCGATCTATGCCCTGCACTGCACCGAGGACAGCCCGCTTTTCTACGTCACGTGGTACGGGGCCGGGATCGTCGTGGTGATGCTTGCGGGCGCTTTGATCGGGACGCGCGTGCTGCGCTGGTAG
- a CDS encoding paraquat-inducible protein A, which translates to MIADPADLIACPQCDALYRATHLPDGKRATCVRCGTVLISPRERSFLHVIAFSFTGMILMIGAIFFPFLEISTRGLSHESSIFGVAMAFSDGWIAPLAFFVLSMIVALPIFRFAALIYTLWPLANGKPAWKHAATMFRLAEESQPWAMAEIFIIGTAVALVKLGGLAKVSLGPAFWAFCVLIIVIALKNSFVSKWTIWDAIERK; encoded by the coding sequence ATGCGACGCGCTCTATCGTGCGACGCATCTGCCCGATGGCAAGCGGGCGACCTGTGTTCGCTGTGGAACGGTGCTGATCTCGCCGCGCGAGAGGTCCTTTCTGCATGTCATCGCCTTCTCCTTCACCGGGATGATCCTGATGATCGGAGCGATCTTCTTTCCGTTCCTCGAGATTTCGACCCGCGGGCTGAGCCATGAGAGCTCTATCTTCGGGGTCGCGATGGCGTTTTCCGACGGCTGGATCGCGCCTCTGGCCTTCTTCGTGCTGTCGATGATCGTGGCGCTGCCGATCTTCCGCTTCGCTGCGCTGATCTACACGCTCTGGCCGCTCGCCAATGGCAAACCCGCCTGGAAACATGCCGCGACGATGTTCCGCCTCGCCGAGGAAAGCCAGCCCTGGGCGATGGCGGAGATCTTCATCATCGGCACGGCGGTGGCGCTGGTGAAACTTGGCGGTCTCGCCAAGGTGTCGCTCGGACCCGCCTTCTGGGCTTTCTGCGTTCTCATCATCGTGATCGCGCTCAAGAACTCCTTTGTCAGCAAATGGACGATATGGGACGCGATCGAACGAAAATGA
- a CDS encoding DoxX family protein, translating into MTDTIEVKTPKQGLFRLYHRFSDIAQRFPEEIVLIGARLFPAMVFWMSGRTKVEGFMIKDSTFTLFQYEYDLPVIPHEWAAVLATFAEHFFPLLLIFGLGSRFAALALLAMTLVIQIFVYPGAWVTHGLWAIALLTVLMKGPGRLSLDKLIGLER; encoded by the coding sequence ATGACCGATACGATCGAGGTGAAAACGCCAAAACAGGGTCTATTCCGGCTGTATCATCGGTTTTCCGATATAGCCCAGCGCTTCCCGGAGGAGATTGTTCTGATCGGAGCGCGGCTCTTTCCGGCGATGGTGTTCTGGATGTCCGGGCGGACCAAGGTGGAGGGGTTCATGATCAAGGATTCCACCTTCACCCTCTTTCAATACGAATACGACCTGCCCGTCATTCCGCATGAGTGGGCGGCGGTGCTCGCAACCTTCGCGGAGCATTTCTTCCCATTGCTGCTGATCTTCGGCCTTGGCAGCCGCTTTGCTGCACTGGCGCTTCTGGCGATGACACTGGTGATCCAGATCTTCGTCTATCCCGGCGCATGGGTCACGCATGGGCTTTGGGCAATCGCGCTTCTGACGGTTCTGATGAAGGGCCCCGGGCGGCTTTCTCTCGATAAGCTCATCGGATTGGAACGCTGA
- a CDS encoding flavin reductase family protein codes for MGRAESDGHGHQPDPANTRLLRDALAQFATGVTVVTACAHEDAAESVGMTVNSFASVSLDPALILWSAARSSFRHAHFTATPAFAVHVLRYDQEALAKRFTKRGDGFDGLSYRLNAAGVPLIDDTLARFECTTEARHDGGDHTIIIGRVTRFVKGAGTDPLLFAGGQFGRFVPDQRS; via the coding sequence ATGGGCCGCGCCGAGAGCGACGGCCACGGCCACCAGCCCGACCCGGCGAATACGCGGCTTTTGCGCGATGCGCTCGCGCAATTCGCGACCGGCGTGACCGTGGTGACCGCCTGCGCGCATGAAGACGCGGCAGAGTCTGTCGGGATGACGGTGAACAGCTTCGCCTCGGTCTCGCTCGATCCGGCCCTGATCCTGTGGTCGGCGGCGCGCTCCTCGTTCCGACATGCGCATTTCACGGCAACGCCCGCCTTCGCGGTGCATGTGCTGCGCTACGATCAGGAGGCGCTGGCAAAGCGGTTCACGAAGCGCGGCGATGGGTTCGACGGCCTATCCTACCGGCTGAACGCGGCGGGCGTTCCGCTGATCGACGACACGCTCGCCCGGTTCGAATGCACGACCGAGGCGCGCCATGACGGCGGTGATCACACGATCATCATTGGTCGCGTCACCCGCTTCGTGAAAGGCGCCGGGACCGATCCGCTGCTTTTCGCGGGCGGCCAGTTCGGGCGCTTCGTTCCCGATCAGCGCAGCTGA
- a CDS encoding 3'(2'),5'-bisphosphate nucleotidase CysQ: MPETDLPLLIETAKEAGALALTYWKKAPEAWDKGDGAGPVSEADLAVNALLEERLRGARPDYGWLSEESTDDPARLEARSTFIVDPIDGTRAFLAHDGGFAHALAVVRDGAVIAGVVHLPVHDLTYSATIDGPACLNGEPLRPGAQEALSGATVLTSKLSDNPSFWRHGPPDYQRHFRSSLAWRLCLVAEGRFDATISLRPAWEWDIAAASLIAQRAGLLATDRNGRALRFNRSPPQSSGLVVANPTLHEKFIENLAFWPD; encoded by the coding sequence TTGCCGGAGACTGATCTTCCCCTGCTCATCGAGACCGCGAAAGAGGCCGGTGCGCTCGCCCTGACTTACTGGAAGAAGGCGCCCGAAGCCTGGGACAAAGGCGACGGGGCCGGTCCGGTCTCGGAGGCCGATCTGGCGGTGAACGCGCTGCTGGAAGAGCGCCTGCGCGGCGCCCGGCCCGATTACGGCTGGCTGTCGGAGGAAAGCACCGACGATCCGGCGCGTCTCGAGGCGCGCTCGACCTTCATCGTCGATCCGATCGACGGCACGCGCGCCTTCCTCGCCCATGACGGCGGTTTCGCCCATGCGCTCGCCGTGGTGCGCGATGGCGCGGTCATTGCGGGCGTGGTGCATCTGCCGGTGCACGATCTCACCTATTCCGCGACGATCGACGGTCCGGCCTGCCTGAACGGCGAGCCCCTGCGCCCCGGCGCGCAAGAGGCGCTGTCCGGTGCGACGGTGCTGACCTCGAAACTCTCCGACAATCCAAGCTTCTGGCGTCACGGTCCGCCGGATTACCAACGCCATTTCCGCTCGTCGCTGGCGTGGCGGCTCTGTCTGGTGGCGGAGGGGCGGTTCGATGCGACGATTTCGCTGCGTCCGGCATGGGAGTGGGATATCGCCGCGGCGAGCCTGATCGCGCAACGCGCCGGGCTGCTCGCCACCGACCGCAACGGCCGCGCGCTGCGGTTCAACCGGTCGCCGCCGCAATCGAGCGGACTGGTCGTCGCCAACCCGACCCTGCATGAGAAATTCATCGAAAATCTGGCGTTTTGGCCGGATTAG
- a CDS encoding TldD/PmbA family protein: protein MTKPSLSDLTQSLLEAAKRAGAPAADAIAVDGRSVAIDVREGRLEQAERSEGVEIGLRVLLGGKQACVSASDISARTFEEMAQRAIAMAREAPEDPFIGLADPSQLTDRRDADGMELADPSAEPSAEALQTDALEAEAAALGVDGVTKVQSASAAYSYRRVHVAASNGFAGGYDRSSRVVSAVAISGEGLGMERDWAAESRIFQSDLPSAQEIGRLAGERAAARANPRRPKTGAYPVLIDERVSGSLIGHLLSAVNGQAICRGASWLRDALDEQVLPEGLSLIEEPHRKRVSGSRPFDAEGLATARRAIVENGVLKSWTLDLACARKLGLQSTANASRGTSSPPSPGIGNVTLTQGDQTREELMAEMGTGLLVTSFIGATINPNTGDYSRGASGYWVENGQPVYPVNECTIAGNLRDMLRSIRPANDARMHLSHIVPSLLLEGMTLAGD, encoded by the coding sequence ATGACCAAGCCCTCTCTCTCCGATCTGACCCAGTCGCTGCTCGAGGCTGCGAAGCGCGCAGGTGCGCCTGCCGCCGATGCCATTGCGGTCGATGGGCGCTCGGTTGCGATCGATGTCCGCGAAGGCCGTCTCGAACAGGCCGAGCGGTCGGAGGGCGTCGAGATCGGGCTGCGTGTCCTTCTCGGCGGCAAACAGGCCTGCGTGTCCGCCTCCGATATTTCCGCCCGCACCTTCGAGGAAATGGCGCAGCGCGCGATCGCGATGGCCCGCGAAGCGCCGGAAGATCCGTTCATCGGGCTCGCCGATCCGTCGCAGCTGACCGACCGCCGCGATGCGGACGGCATGGAGTTGGCCGATCCGAGCGCCGAGCCCTCCGCCGAGGCGCTGCAAACCGATGCGCTCGAGGCCGAGGCCGCAGCGCTTGGCGTCGACGGCGTCACCAAGGTGCAATCCGCCTCCGCCGCCTATTCCTATCGGCGCGTCCATGTCGCGGCCTCCAACGGTTTCGCGGGCGGTTACGATCGCAGCTCGCGCGTCGTCTCCGCCGTCGCAATTTCCGGCGAGGGGCTGGGGATGGAGCGGGACTGGGCCGCCGAGAGCCGCATCTTCCAGTCAGATCTGCCCAGCGCGCAGGAAATCGGGCGTCTGGCAGGCGAACGCGCCGCCGCCCGCGCCAATCCGCGCCGCCCGAAAACCGGCGCCTATCCGGTGCTGATCGACGAGCGCGTCTCGGGCAGCCTGATCGGGCATCTTCTGTCGGCGGTGAACGGGCAGGCGATCTGCCGCGGCGCCTCGTGGCTGCGCGACGCGTTGGACGAACAGGTCCTGCCCGAAGGCCTGTCGCTGATCGAGGAGCCGCATCGCAAGCGCGTCTCCGGCTCGCGCCCCTTCGACGCCGAGGGTCTGGCCACCGCGCGCCGCGCCATCGTCGAGAATGGTGTGCTGAAAAGCTGGACGCTGGACCTCGCCTGCGCGCGCAAGCTGGGGCTGCAGTCGACCGCGAATGCCAGCCGCGGCACCTCTTCGCCGCCCTCGCCCGGCATCGGCAACGTGACCCTGACCCAAGGCGACCAGACGCGCGAAGAGCTGATGGCCGAGATGGGCACTGGGCTTCTCGTGACCTCCTTCATCGGGGCCACGATCAACCCCAATACGGGCGATTATTCGCGCGGGGCCTCGGGCTATTGGGTGGAAAACGGCCAGCCGGTCTATCCGGTCAATGAATGCACAATCGCGGGCAACCTGCGCGATATGCTCCGCAGCATCCGGCCCGCGAATGACGCGCGGATGCATCTGAGCCATATCGTGCCCTCGCTCCTTCTCGAAGGAATGACGCTTGCCGGAGACTGA
- a CDS encoding sigma-70 family RNA polymerase sigma factor, which produces MHDRRADWSQLLRAANAGDKRAYGLFLQAVTPVLRSVVRARGAGLSEADCEDVVQEVLLAIHLKRHTWREDEPAAPWCYAIARHKVVDAFRKRGRRIHLPVEDFAEMLPAAPEADPTEKADIETFLTHLEPRAAQLVRAIGLEGKSIAETGDALDMSEGAVRVMLHRSLKKLAALRERLIEI; this is translated from the coding sequence ATGCATGATCGGCGGGCAGATTGGTCGCAGCTCCTGCGGGCTGCGAATGCGGGCGACAAGCGCGCCTACGGTCTGTTCCTGCAGGCCGTTACCCCGGTGTTGCGGTCTGTCGTGCGGGCACGCGGTGCAGGGCTGTCCGAAGCCGATTGCGAGGATGTCGTGCAGGAGGTGTTGCTCGCCATCCATCTGAAGCGTCACACGTGGCGCGAGGATGAGCCGGCGGCGCCGTGGTGCTACGCGATCGCCCGGCACAAGGTGGTCGATGCGTTTCGCAAGCGCGGGCGACGTATCCATCTTCCGGTGGAGGATTTCGCCGAAATGCTGCCCGCCGCTCCAGAGGCCGATCCCACGGAAAAGGCCGATATAGAGACGTTTTTGACCCATCTCGAGCCCCGCGCCGCGCAGCTGGTGCGCGCTATCGGGCTCGAAGGGAAAAGCATCGCGGAAACCGGCGATGCGTTAGATATGAGTGAGGGAGCGGTGCGCGTGATGCTGCATCGTTCGTTGAAAAAACTGGCCGCGCTTCGCGAGAGGCTGATCGAGATATGA
- a CDS encoding MlaD family protein gives MNDTPETGPAELETSNAPRPIWTRLSVVWIVPLIALLITLGVAWKTVSDRGMLIHINFKDATGVEIGTPLKFRDVDVGKVESVSFTPDLEQVQLGVRIDNEVAPFVDQDAKFWLVRPEVSARGIQNLGTVLSGTYIEGFWNNKPNGEQSMFQGLDKPPISPDPSKGTIIELSAKDAGGIVDGAPVLYRGLTVGHLQNLRLDDDGSGVIVDAFVEAPYNKQLTTQTRFWDTSGFSVKFDTSGLSLDVRSLATLVQGGVEFDTFTSGGGIVENEHAFRLYDGKDTAENSVFQSDVVDPPKYTLLFDDPVQGLEVGSKVQFRGVEAGEVTALAIKIRKDSTGQSYAQQQLTIALSPDRLGLSRDAGEEAVTQFLQGEIQSGLRARIANIGLLGGTTVIELTDVPDLPDAEMNLDAKPYPTIPTAPAAENDLSKSAQGVFKRIEGLPIEEVMNSAIRTLDSISAVAESEETRKVPGELSGLLEQLKTFTTELNNKDAADKTVSALDRVTEAASSVLEEISGLDETLSSADRAATAIADMPLKDVGDKLDTILASIDQLLNKPGTQDLPQSLNDTLEQTAAILTQLKEANAADKLNQTLDAAQSAADSVSKASDQLPELTQKLQSLVDQAQALVATYGRGSNFSNETLNTLRELRRAISNIGSLARMIERNPQSFILGR, from the coding sequence ATGAACGACACCCCCGAGACCGGCCCGGCCGAGCTGGAAACCTCCAACGCTCCGCGCCCGATCTGGACGCGGCTTTCCGTCGTCTGGATCGTGCCGCTGATTGCCTTGCTGATCACGCTCGGCGTCGCATGGAAGACGGTCTCGGATCGCGGGATGCTCATCCACATCAACTTCAAGGATGCGACCGGGGTCGAGATCGGCACGCCGCTCAAGTTCCGCGATGTCGATGTCGGCAAGGTCGAGAGCGTCTCTTTTACCCCCGATCTGGAGCAGGTGCAGCTCGGCGTGCGCATCGACAACGAGGTTGCGCCGTTCGTCGATCAGGATGCGAAATTCTGGCTGGTCCGCCCCGAAGTGTCGGCGCGTGGTATTCAGAACCTCGGGACGGTGCTGTCGGGCACCTATATCGAGGGCTTCTGGAACAATAAGCCCAACGGCGAGCAGAGCATGTTTCAGGGTCTCGACAAGCCGCCGATCTCCCCCGATCCGAGCAAGGGCACCATTATCGAGCTGAGCGCGAAAGATGCGGGCGGGATCGTCGATGGGGCGCCGGTGCTCTATCGCGGGCTGACGGTGGGCCATCTGCAGAACCTGCGGCTCGACGATGACGGGTCCGGCGTGATCGTGGATGCCTTCGTCGAAGCCCCGTATAACAAACAGCTGACGACGCAGACCCGGTTCTGGGACACGTCGGGCTTCTCCGTGAAATTCGACACCTCCGGTCTCAGCCTCGACGTGCGCTCGCTCGCGACGCTGGTGCAGGGCGGGGTGGAATTCGACACGTTCACCAGCGGCGGCGGGATCGTCGAGAATGAACACGCCTTCCGCCTCTACGACGGCAAGGACACGGCGGAAAACTCGGTCTTCCAGTCCGATGTGGTCGACCCGCCGAAATACACGCTGCTGTTCGATGATCCCGTGCAGGGGCTCGAAGTCGGCTCGAAAGTGCAGTTCCGGGGCGTCGAGGCGGGTGAGGTTACCGCGCTTGCGATCAAAATCCGCAAGGACAGCACCGGTCAGAGCTACGCGCAGCAACAGCTGACCATCGCGCTGTCGCCGGATCGGCTCGGCCTGTCCCGCGATGCCGGGGAAGAGGCCGTGACCCAGTTCCTGCAGGGCGAGATTCAAAGTGGGCTGAGAGCGCGGATCGCCAATATCGGGCTTCTGGGCGGAACGACGGTGATCGAACTGACCGATGTGCCCGATCTGCCGGACGCCGAGATGAATCTCGACGCCAAACCCTATCCGACGATTCCGACCGCGCCTGCGGCGGAGAACGATCTCTCGAAATCGGCGCAGGGCGTCTTCAAGCGGATCGAAGGGCTGCCGATCGAGGAGGTGATGAACTCCGCGATCCGCACGCTGGACTCGATCTCCGCCGTGGCCGAGAGCGAGGAGACGCGAAAAGTGCCGGGCGAGTTGTCCGGTCTGCTGGAGCAGCTCAAGACCTTCACGACCGAGCTGAACAACAAGGATGCCGCCGACAAGACGGTGTCTGCGCTCGACCGGGTGACGGAAGCGGCGTCCTCCGTGCTCGAGGAAATCTCGGGTCTCGACGAGACGCTCTCTTCCGCAGATCGCGCCGCGACGGCCATCGCAGATATGCCGCTCAAGGATGTGGGCGATAAACTCGACACGATCCTCGCCAGTATCGACCAGCTTCTGAACAAGCCCGGCACGCAGGACCTGCCGCAATCGCTCAACGACACGCTCGAGCAGACCGCGGCGATCCTGACCCAGCTGAAGGAGGCGAATGCTGCCGACAAGCTGAACCAGACGCTCGATGCGGCGCAGAGCGCGGCGGATTCGGTGTCGAAAGCCTCCGACCAGCTGCCGGAACTGACGCAGAAGCTGCAATCGCTCGTCGATCAGGCGCAGGCACTGGTGGCGACCTATGGGCGCGGTTCCAACTTCTCGAACGAAACCCTCAATACGCTACGCGAACTGCGTCGGGCGATCTCGAATATCGGCTCGCTCGCGCGTATGATCGAACGCAATCCGCAGTCCTTTATTCTGGGCCGCTGA